In the genome of Telluria beijingensis, one region contains:
- a CDS encoding beta-ketoacyl-ACP synthase III, which produces MKPVVISGTGLFTPPHSISNDELVAAFNAYVELHNQEHAQKIAAGEMTALEPSSSGFIEKASGIKSRYVMEKSGILDPTRMTARIPERADDEISLQAEMCVAAARQALERAGRQPQDIDMVLVACSNMQRAYPAMAVEVQEALGIDGFGFDMNVACSSATFGIATAVDAVRGGRARAVLVLNPEITSGHLNFRDRDSHFIFGDACTAIVVEAAETATGAHQWEILDSRLQTSFSNNIRNNFGFMNRFDEAGVGQPDKLFRQQGRKVFKEVCPMAAQTIADTIAAAGLETQDVSRYWLHQANLNMNLLIVRTLLGRDAEPGEAPVILDSYANTSSAGSIIAFHQYQDDLPAGANGVICSFGAGYSIGCVVVRKR; this is translated from the coding sequence ATGAAACCTGTCGTCATCAGCGGCACCGGCCTGTTTACGCCACCGCATTCCATCTCGAACGACGAGCTGGTGGCAGCCTTCAACGCCTATGTCGAACTGCACAACCAGGAGCACGCGCAGAAGATCGCGGCGGGCGAGATGACGGCGCTGGAACCGTCGAGCAGCGGCTTCATCGAAAAAGCATCGGGCATCAAGTCGCGCTACGTGATGGAAAAGAGCGGCATCCTCGACCCGACCCGCATGACGGCGCGCATCCCGGAGCGGGCCGACGACGAGATCTCGCTGCAGGCCGAGATGTGCGTGGCCGCGGCGCGCCAGGCGCTCGAACGCGCCGGCAGGCAGCCGCAGGACATCGACATGGTGCTGGTCGCCTGCAGCAATATGCAGCGCGCCTATCCGGCGATGGCGGTCGAGGTGCAGGAAGCGCTGGGCATCGACGGCTTCGGCTTTGACATGAATGTGGCCTGCTCCTCGGCCACCTTCGGCATCGCCACCGCGGTCGACGCGGTGCGCGGCGGCCGCGCGCGCGCGGTGCTGGTGCTGAACCCGGAAATCACCAGCGGCCACCTGAACTTCCGCGACCGCGACAGCCACTTCATCTTCGGCGACGCCTGCACCGCGATCGTGGTCGAAGCGGCGGAGACGGCTACCGGCGCCCACCAGTGGGAAATCCTCGACAGCCGCCTCCAGACCAGCTTCTCGAACAATATCCGCAACAATTTCGGCTTCATGAACCGCTTCGACGAAGCCGGCGTCGGCCAGCCCGATAAACTGTTCCGCCAGCAGGGCCGCAAGGTGTTCAAGGAAGTGTGCCCGATGGCGGCCCAGACGATCGCCGATACCATTGCGGCGGCCGGCCTCGAGACCCAGGACGTGTCGCGCTACTGGCTGCACCAGGCCAACCTGAACATGAACCTGCTGATCGTGCGCACGCTGCTGGGTCGCGACGCCGAGCCCGGCGAAGCGCCCGTGATCCTCGACAGCTATGCCAATACCTCGTCGGCCGGTTCGATCATCGCATTCCACCAGTACCAGGACGACCTGCCGGCGGGCGCCAACGGCGTGATCTGCTCGTTCGGCGCGGGGTATTCGATCGGCTGCGTGGTCGTGCGCAAGCGCTGA
- a CDS encoding NADPH-dependent 2,4-dienoyl-CoA reductase, translated as MTTAYSHLLAPLDLGFTTLKNRVIMGSMHTGLEDRFYNYGKLAAFYRERARGGVGLIVTGGISPNRQGWLLPFGGTLNTLLDVPNHRRVTRAVHEEGGKILMQILHAGRYGYQPFVVSASNVKSPISRFKPKALTEAGIESTIRAYVRCAKLARTAGYDGVEIMGSEGYLLNQFLCARANRRTDAWGGPIENRMRLAVEVVRRIRAALGPDFILMYRHSVLDLVEGGNTWDEIVLVARALESAGATILNTGYGWHEARIPTIVTSVPRAAFAGIAGRLRKEVAIPVVASNRINMPGEAEDILARGDADLVSMARPFLADPDFVAKAASGRTDEINTCIACNQACLDHTFSNKRATCLVNPRACHETELVYRKAAVARRIAVVGAGPAGLSAATVAAERGHRVTLFDAQDRIGGQFNIAMRVPGKEEFAETIRYFGRRLALLEVELRLDCRVSREELLVQGFDEVIVATGIRMRKPTIPGIDHPMVLSYLDVLRDSRPVGARVAIVGAGGIGFDTGEFLVHDPRVALPVPAAHWMQEWGVDPLVARPGGLTPPAAPHPPRQVWLLQRKTTRPGAGLGKTSGWVHRATLARNGVTMLAGVQYDRIDDAGLHITVGGEARLLAVDNVVICAGQESLAELMPADGAATTGGPRFHKIGGAALATELDAKRAIREGAELAARL; from the coding sequence ATGACTACCGCTTACTCCCACCTGCTGGCGCCGCTCGACCTGGGTTTCACGACCCTGAAGAACCGCGTGATCATGGGCTCGATGCACACCGGGCTCGAAGACCGTTTCTACAACTACGGCAAGCTGGCCGCCTTCTACCGCGAACGCGCGCGCGGCGGCGTCGGCCTGATCGTCACCGGCGGCATCTCTCCCAACCGGCAGGGCTGGCTGCTGCCCTTCGGTGGTACCCTGAACACGCTGCTCGACGTGCCCAACCACCGGCGCGTGACGCGCGCGGTGCACGAAGAGGGCGGCAAGATCCTGATGCAGATCCTGCACGCGGGCCGCTACGGCTACCAGCCCTTCGTGGTGTCGGCGTCGAACGTCAAGTCGCCGATCTCGCGCTTCAAGCCGAAGGCGCTCACCGAAGCCGGCATCGAATCGACCATCCGCGCCTACGTGCGCTGCGCAAAATTGGCGCGCACGGCCGGCTACGACGGGGTCGAGATCATGGGCAGCGAAGGCTATCTGCTGAACCAGTTCCTGTGCGCGCGCGCCAACCGCCGCACGGACGCCTGGGGCGGGCCGATCGAGAACCGCATGCGGCTGGCGGTCGAGGTGGTGCGCCGCATCCGCGCCGCGCTCGGCCCTGACTTTATCCTGATGTACCGCCATTCGGTGCTCGACCTGGTCGAAGGCGGTAATACCTGGGACGAGATCGTGCTGGTGGCCAGGGCGCTCGAAAGCGCCGGCGCGACCATCCTGAACACCGGCTATGGCTGGCACGAGGCGCGCATCCCGACCATCGTCACCTCGGTGCCGCGCGCCGCCTTCGCCGGGATCGCCGGGCGGCTGCGCAAGGAAGTCGCCATTCCCGTCGTGGCCTCGAACCGCATCAATATGCCGGGCGAAGCCGAGGATATCCTGGCGCGCGGCGATGCCGACCTGGTCTCGATGGCGCGGCCCTTCCTGGCCGATCCCGATTTCGTGGCCAAGGCGGCCAGCGGGCGGACCGACGAGATCAACACCTGCATCGCCTGCAACCAGGCCTGCCTGGACCACACCTTCTCGAACAAGCGCGCGACCTGCCTGGTCAATCCGCGCGCCTGCCATGAGACCGAACTGGTGTATCGCAAGGCCGCCGTGGCGCGCCGCATCGCGGTGGTCGGCGCCGGACCGGCCGGGCTGTCGGCGGCGACGGTGGCGGCCGAGCGCGGGCACCGGGTGACGCTGTTCGATGCCCAAGACCGCATCGGCGGCCAGTTCAATATCGCGATGCGCGTCCCTGGCAAGGAGGAATTCGCCGAGACCATCCGCTACTTCGGCCGCCGCCTGGCATTGCTCGAGGTCGAGTTGCGCCTGGACTGCCGGGTAAGCCGCGAGGAATTGCTGGTCCAGGGCTTCGACGAGGTAATCGTGGCGACCGGCATCCGCATGCGCAAGCCGACCATTCCCGGCATCGACCATCCGATGGTGCTCAGTTATCTCGACGTGCTGCGCGACAGCCGGCCGGTTGGCGCGCGGGTGGCGATCGTCGGCGCCGGCGGCATCGGCTTCGATACCGGCGAATTCCTGGTGCACGATCCGCGCGTGGCGCTGCCGGTGCCGGCCGCGCACTGGATGCAGGAGTGGGGCGTCGACCCGCTGGTGGCCCGGCCGGGCGGCTTGACGCCGCCGGCGGCGCCGCATCCGCCGCGCCAGGTCTGGCTCCTGCAGCGCAAGACCACGCGCCCCGGCGCCGGCCTGGGCAAGACCTCGGGCTGGGTGCACCGCGCGACCCTGGCGCGCAACGGCGTGACCATGCTGGCCGGCGTGCAGTACGACCGCATCGACGACGCCGGCCTGCACATCACGGTGGGCGGCGAGGCGCGGCTGCTGGCGGTGGACAATGTGGTGATCTGCGCCGGGCAGGAAAGCCTGGCGGAACTGATGCCGGCGGACGGCGCGGCAACGACGGGTGGCCCGCGCTTCCACAAGATCGGCGGCGCTGCGCTGGCAACGGAACTCGATGCCAAGCGAGCGATCCGCGAAGGGGCGGAACTGGCGGCGCGGTTGTGA
- a CDS encoding DUF2721 domain-containing protein yields MNIQISDIGHVIQLAIAPVFLLTGVATKLTVLTNRLARIIDRTRVLEDRLKVSPNAEFSGELELLYQRSHLINFAIASSTACGLLVCVVIAMLFAGDTTGIPLDQYIAACFVFAMLGLISSFVYFLREIFIASRFMRMQHQQIMLMQPTPPPSQPPA; encoded by the coding sequence ATGAATATCCAGATCAGCGACATCGGCCATGTGATCCAGCTGGCGATCGCGCCGGTTTTCCTGCTCACCGGCGTGGCCACCAAGCTGACCGTGCTGACCAACCGCCTGGCGCGCATCATCGACCGCACGCGGGTGCTCGAGGACCGGCTCAAGGTCAGCCCCAACGCCGAGTTCTCGGGCGAACTCGAACTGCTCTACCAGCGCTCGCACCTGATCAACTTCGCGATCGCCTCCAGCACCGCCTGCGGCCTGCTGGTGTGCGTGGTCATCGCGATGCTGTTCGCGGGCGATACCACCGGCATTCCGCTCGACCAGTACATCGCCGCCTGCTTCGTGTTCGCGATGCTTGGCCTGATCAGCAGCTTTGTCTATTTCTTGCGCGAGATCTTCATCGCCTCGCGCTTCATGCGCATGCAGCACCAGCAGATCATGCTCATGCAGCCAACGCCGCCGCCGTCGCAGCCACCGGCCTGA
- the pip gene encoding prolyl aminopeptidase codes for MPVTPPSLFPPIQPHRHGMLAVDDLHTIYWEEVGNPDGIPVLFLHGGPGAGLSPQHRRFFDPRAYRVILFDQRGAGKSTPLGEWRNNTTQLLVEDIERLRALFGIQQWLVFGGSWGSTLALAYGQAHPERCLGFVLRGIFLCTKAEVDWFINEVRWFYPELYEEFVAPIPQDERHDLLQAYARRLLCHDPEVYWPAARAWSRFEGRRVFLLPQPEEVSNDTLDLGVGRLESHYMLHGAFLEEDQLLRDLGRIAHLPAVIVQGRYDVICPPLAAWRLHSAWPGSKLEMIADAGHGALETGIARALVAATEQFKLHRRFE; via the coding sequence ATGCCCGTCACGCCGCCGTCGCTGTTCCCGCCGATCCAGCCCCATCGCCACGGCATGCTGGCGGTCGACGACCTGCACACGATCTACTGGGAAGAGGTCGGCAACCCGGACGGCATCCCGGTGCTGTTCCTGCACGGCGGCCCCGGCGCCGGCCTGTCGCCCCAGCACCGCCGCTTCTTCGATCCGCGCGCCTACCGCGTGATTCTGTTCGACCAGCGCGGCGCCGGCAAGTCGACGCCGCTGGGCGAGTGGCGCAATAACACGACCCAGCTCCTGGTCGAGGACATCGAGCGCCTGCGCGCGCTGTTCGGCATCCAGCAGTGGCTGGTGTTCGGCGGCTCCTGGGGTTCGACCCTGGCGCTGGCCTATGGCCAGGCCCATCCCGAACGCTGCCTCGGCTTCGTGCTGCGCGGGATCTTCCTGTGCACGAAGGCCGAGGTGGACTGGTTCATCAACGAGGTGCGCTGGTTCTATCCCGAGCTGTACGAAGAATTCGTGGCCCCGATCCCGCAGGACGAGCGCCACGACCTGCTGCAAGCCTATGCGCGCCGCCTGCTGTGCCACGACCCCGAGGTCTACTGGCCGGCCGCGCGCGCCTGGAGCCGCTTCGAGGGCCGGCGCGTGTTCCTGCTGCCGCAGCCCGAGGAAGTGTCGAACGATACGCTCGACCTGGGCGTGGGGCGGCTCGAATCGCACTACATGCTGCATGGCGCGTTTTTGGAAGAGGACCAGCTGCTGCGCGACCTGGGGCGCATCGCCCACCTGCCGGCGGTGATCGTGCAGGGGCGCTATGACGTGATCTGCCCGCCGCTGGCGGCCTGGCGCCTGCATTCGGCGTGGCCGGGGTCGAAGCTCGAGATGATCGCCGATGCCGGGCATGGCGCGCTGGAAACGGGGATCGCGCGGGCGCTGGTGGCGGCGACCGAGCAGTTCAAGCTGCATCGGCGGTTTGAGTGA
- a CDS encoding amino acid deaminase — translation MHTLPHGGLALSSLDEQMLFPGTKGLPLQAPLRQGAIGVQGWNVLRGDTSFPVSVLKDARLRHNLGWMRAFCDDHGVSLAPHGKTTMSPQLFGAQLANGAWGITLATATQVQVAHRFGVRRVLLANQLVARADLAAVLALLHGDPDFECIVLADSQAGVERLAQAVAAHRLARPLPVLVELGLAGKRAGCRTAPEAMAVARAIAAADGLALAGFEGYEGLLVSDDHERDLRMVDDFLGQLVALVRDADAEGLFATPEILLSAGGSSYFDLVARGFQHVTGLSRPVRAILRSGCYLTSDHGMYRRHIAQLDARVGEPDAGLLPALEVWSAVQSRPEPTLAILTMGKRDASHDADLPIPLFTARPGASATPAALPPGCAIVKMNDQHAYLRLPDGDPLCEGLAVGDLVGCGISHPCTTFDKWPLLLAVDDDYTVRYALNTFF, via the coding sequence ATGCACACCTTGCCCCATGGCGGCCTCGCCCTCTCAAGCCTCGACGAACAAATGCTATTTCCTGGTACCAAAGGCTTGCCGCTGCAGGCGCCGTTGCGCCAGGGGGCGATCGGTGTCCAGGGCTGGAATGTGTTGCGTGGTGACACCAGTTTCCCAGTCTCCGTGCTCAAGGACGCGCGCCTGCGCCACAACCTCGGCTGGATGCGCGCCTTTTGCGACGACCACGGGGTCAGCCTGGCGCCCCACGGCAAGACCACCATGAGTCCGCAGCTGTTCGGGGCCCAGCTCGCCAACGGCGCCTGGGGCATCACCCTCGCCACCGCGACCCAGGTCCAGGTGGCGCACCGCTTCGGTGTGCGCCGCGTGCTGCTGGCCAACCAGCTGGTGGCGCGCGCCGACCTTGCGGCCGTGCTGGCGCTGCTGCATGGCGATCCCGATTTCGAGTGCATCGTGCTGGCCGATTCGCAGGCCGGCGTGGAGCGCCTGGCGCAGGCGGTCGCGGCCCACAGGCTGGCGCGTCCGCTGCCGGTGCTGGTCGAGCTGGGCCTGGCCGGCAAGCGCGCCGGCTGCCGCACGGCGCCAGAGGCGATGGCGGTGGCGCGCGCCATCGCCGCCGCCGATGGCCTGGCGCTGGCCGGCTTCGAAGGCTACGAGGGCCTCCTGGTGAGCGACGACCATGAGCGCGACCTGCGCATGGTCGACGATTTCCTCGGCCAGCTGGTCGCGCTGGTGCGCGACGCCGATGCAGAGGGCCTGTTCGCCACGCCGGAGATCCTGCTGTCGGCCGGCGGCTCGTCGTATTTCGACCTGGTGGCGCGCGGCTTCCAGCACGTGACCGGCCTGTCGCGCCCGGTGCGCGCCATCCTGCGCAGCGGCTGCTATCTCACCAGCGACCATGGCATGTACCGGCGCCATATCGCGCAGCTGGACGCGCGCGTGGGCGAGCCGGACGCCGGCCTGCTGCCCGCCCTCGAAGTCTGGAGCGCCGTGCAGTCGCGCCCTGAGCCAACCCTGGCCATTCTCACCATGGGCAAGCGCGATGCCTCGCATGACGCCGACCTGCCGATCCCGCTGTTCACTGCGCGGCCCGGCGCCTCCGCCACGCCGGCCGCGCTGCCGCCGGGCTGCGCCATCGTCAAGATGAACGACCAGCACGCCTACCTGCGGCTGCCCGACGGCGATCCGCTGTGCGAGGGCCTGGCGGTCGGCGACCTGGTCGGCTGCGGCATTTCCCACCCCTGCACCACCTTCGACAAGTGGCCGCTGCTGCTGGCGGTGGACGACGATTACACCGTCCGCTACGCCCTCAACACCTTCTTCTGA
- the phbB gene encoding acetoacetyl-CoA reductase, producing the protein MARVALVTGGMGGLGEAVCIKLAALGYQVVTTFSPGNTKVDSWLGAMKEQGYDFKAYACDVADYDAAQECVRQVIADVGPIDVLVNNAGITRDMTFKKMDKVNWDAVIKTNLDSVFNMTKPVCDGMVERGWGRIINISSVNGQKGAFGQTNYSAAKAGMHGFTKALALEVARKGVTVNTISPGYIGTKMVMDIPSEVLETKIIPQIPMGRLGKPEEVAGLVAYLSSDEAAFVTGANIAINGGQHMS; encoded by the coding sequence ATGGCTCGAGTAGCATTAGTAACCGGCGGCATGGGCGGCCTGGGCGAAGCGGTGTGCATCAAGCTGGCCGCTTTGGGATATCAGGTCGTCACCACTTTTTCGCCGGGCAATACCAAGGTCGACTCCTGGCTCGGCGCCATGAAAGAGCAGGGCTACGACTTCAAGGCCTATGCCTGCGACGTGGCCGACTACGACGCGGCCCAGGAATGCGTGCGCCAGGTGATCGCCGACGTCGGCCCGATCGACGTGCTGGTCAATAACGCCGGCATCACCCGCGACATGACCTTCAAGAAGATGGACAAGGTCAACTGGGACGCCGTGATCAAGACCAACCTCGATTCCGTCTTCAATATGACGAAGCCGGTCTGCGACGGCATGGTCGAGCGCGGCTGGGGCCGCATCATCAATATCTCGTCGGTCAATGGCCAGAAGGGGGCTTTCGGCCAGACCAATTACTCGGCAGCCAAGGCCGGCATGCACGGCTTCACCAAGGCGCTGGCGCTGGAAGTGGCGCGCAAGGGCGTGACCGTCAACACCATCTCGCCAGGCTATATCGGCACCAAGATGGTGATGGACATCCCGAGCGAAGTGCTGGAAACCAAGATCATCCCGCAAATCCCGATGGGCCGCCTGGGCAAGCCCGAAGAAGTGGCGGGCCTGGTGGCGTACCTGTCGTCGGACGAGGCGGCATTCGTCACTGGCGCGAATATCGCGATCAATGGCGGGCAGCATATGTCCTGA
- a CDS encoding acetyl-CoA C-acetyltransferase, with protein MEDVVIVAAGRTAVGKFGGTLAKIPAAELGAQVIKHLLAKTGIAPESVSEVIMGQVLTAGVGQNPARQAIIKAGLPDMVPGYTINKVCGSGLKATHLAAQAIRCGDAEIVIAGGQENMSASPHVLSGSRDGFRMGDAKLTDTMIVDGLWDVYNQYHMGVTAENVAKKYEITRAEQDEFALQSQLKAETAQKEGKFKDEIIPVEIVTKKGTTVFDTDEYPKAGSTLEALASLRPAFNKEGSVTAGNASGINDGAAAVIMMSASKAKELGLTPLARIKAYSSSGLDPQIMGMGPVSASQLCLKKAGWTHEDVDLMEINEAFAAQAIAVNKQMGWDTSKINVNGGAIALGHPIGASGCRVLVTLLHEMIRRDAKRGLASLCIGGGMGVALAVERD; from the coding sequence ATGGAAGACGTAGTCATCGTAGCCGCCGGCCGCACGGCAGTCGGCAAGTTCGGCGGCACCCTCGCCAAGATTCCCGCCGCCGAGCTCGGCGCGCAAGTGATCAAGCATCTGCTGGCCAAGACCGGCATCGCCCCTGAATCCGTCAGCGAAGTCATCATGGGCCAGGTGCTTACCGCCGGCGTCGGCCAGAACCCGGCGCGCCAGGCCATCATCAAGGCCGGCCTGCCCGACATGGTGCCCGGCTATACCATCAACAAGGTCTGCGGCAGCGGCCTCAAGGCCACCCACCTGGCGGCCCAGGCGATCCGCTGCGGCGACGCCGAGATCGTCATCGCCGGCGGACAAGAGAACATGAGCGCCTCGCCGCACGTGCTGTCCGGTTCGCGCGACGGCTTCCGCATGGGCGACGCCAAGCTCACCGACACCATGATCGTCGACGGCCTGTGGGACGTCTATAACCAGTACCACATGGGCGTCACGGCCGAGAATGTCGCCAAGAAATATGAAATCACGCGCGCCGAGCAGGACGAATTCGCGCTGCAATCGCAGCTCAAGGCCGAGACTGCCCAAAAAGAAGGCAAGTTCAAGGACGAGATCATCCCGGTCGAGATCGTGACCAAGAAGGGCACGACCGTGTTCGATACCGATGAGTATCCAAAAGCGGGTAGTACCCTCGAGGCGCTGGCCAGCCTGCGTCCGGCCTTCAATAAAGAAGGCTCGGTCACCGCCGGCAACGCCTCCGGCATCAACGACGGCGCCGCCGCCGTGATCATGATGAGCGCATCCAAGGCAAAAGAGCTGGGTTTGACCCCGCTGGCGCGCATCAAGGCCTATTCGTCGTCCGGCCTCGACCCGCAAATCATGGGCATGGGCCCGGTCTCGGCCTCGCAGCTGTGCCTCAAGAAGGCCGGCTGGACCCACGAAGACGTCGACCTGATGGAAATCAACGAAGCCTTCGCCGCCCAGGCCATCGCCGTCAACAAGCAGATGGGTTGGGATACGTCGAAGATCAACGTCAACGGCGGCGCGATCGCGCTGGGCCACCCGATCGGCGCTTCCGGCTGCCGCGTGCTGGTCACCCTGCTGCACGAAATGATCCGCCGCGACGCCAAGCGCGGCCTGGCGAGCCTGTGCATCGGCGGCGGCATGGGCGTGGCGCTGGCGGTCGAGCGCGACTGA
- the minC gene encoding septum site-determining protein MinC → MPKTTLPIEIKISTVVAISTILHSADPDAIDSALEQMTGGVSDFFEDEFAVIDVAAIAPEAPKLDWAALVALLKKYRLNAVAVRGAGPAMIDAIRAQGLALDDGSSGVRAGGHAAPPPVPAEQEHLGSRLRGNDVAASAPAPAAPEPAPAAPAPVPAVAALPVVVDTPVRAGQRIYARGADLIVTAVVNNGAELIADGSIHVYAPLNGRALAGASGNTDARIFALSMQPELVSIAGVYRTFDEGFPSDLARQPTQIRLVGDRIDIQALAPASR, encoded by the coding sequence ATGCCTAAAACCACGCTTCCCATCGAAATCAAGATTTCCACGGTCGTTGCCATTTCCACGATCCTGCATTCGGCCGATCCGGACGCCATCGATTCCGCGCTGGAACAGATGACTGGCGGTGTCTCGGACTTCTTCGAGGACGAGTTCGCGGTGATCGACGTGGCCGCGATCGCGCCCGAGGCGCCGAAGCTCGACTGGGCGGCGCTGGTGGCCCTGCTCAAGAAGTATCGCCTGAACGCGGTCGCCGTGCGCGGCGCCGGCCCGGCGATGATCGATGCGATCCGGGCCCAGGGCCTGGCGCTGGACGACGGCTCGAGCGGCGTGCGCGCCGGCGGCCATGCGGCCCCGCCGCCGGTTCCGGCGGAGCAAGAGCACCTGGGTTCCCGCCTGCGCGGGAACGACGTGGCGGCATCAGCGCCGGCGCCAGCCGCTCCGGAACCCGCCCCGGCGGCGCCTGCGCCGGTCCCGGCCGTGGCCGCGCTGCCCGTGGTCGTCGATACCCCGGTGCGCGCCGGCCAGCGCATCTATGCGCGCGGCGCCGACCTGATCGTCACCGCGGTGGTGAACAATGGCGCCGAACTGATCGCCGATGGCAGCATCCATGTCTATGCGCCGCTCAATGGCCGCGCACTGGCGGGCGCCTCCGGCAATACGGATGCGCGCATCTTCGCACTGTCGATGCAGCCTGAACTGGTCTCGATCGCTGGCGTGTACCGCACTTTCGACGAAGGTTTCCCGTCCGACCTGGCGCGCCAGCCGACGCAGATCCGGCTGGTCGGCGACCGGATCGATATCCAGGCGCTGGCGCCGGCATCCCGCTGA
- the minD gene encoding septum site-determining protein MinD — protein MARIIVVTSGKGGVGKTTSSASFSTGLAMRGHKTAVIDFDVGLRNLDLIMGCERRVVYDLINVINGEATLNQALIKDKHCDNLFILPASQTRDKDALSEEGVERVLNDLVKMDFEFIICDSPAGIEHGALMALTFADEAVVVTNPEVSSVRDSDRILGILQAKSRRAQTGGEPVKEHLLITRYSPKRVDADEMLSYQDVQEILRIPLIGIIPESESVLHASNQGNPAIHFKGTDVADAYEDVVARFLGEERPLRFTNYEKPGLFQRIFGAK, from the coding sequence GTGGCAAGAATTATTGTTGTGACGTCCGGCAAGGGCGGTGTGGGCAAAACGACCTCGAGCGCTAGCTTCTCCACCGGGCTGGCCATGCGTGGCCACAAGACGGCAGTGATCGACTTCGACGTCGGCTTGCGCAACCTCGACCTGATCATGGGCTGCGAACGCCGCGTGGTCTATGACCTGATCAACGTCATCAATGGCGAAGCGACGCTGAACCAGGCGCTGATCAAGGACAAGCACTGCGACAACCTGTTCATCCTGCCGGCTTCGCAGACGCGCGACAAGGACGCGCTGTCCGAAGAAGGCGTGGAGCGCGTGCTCAACGACCTGGTCAAGATGGACTTCGAGTTCATCATCTGCGATTCGCCGGCCGGCATCGAGCATGGCGCGCTGATGGCGCTGACCTTTGCCGACGAGGCGGTCGTGGTCACCAATCCGGAAGTCTCGTCGGTGCGCGACTCGGACCGCATCCTGGGCATCCTGCAGGCCAAGTCGCGCCGCGCCCAGACCGGCGGCGAACCGGTCAAGGAACACCTGCTCATCACCCGCTACTCGCCGAAGCGCGTCGATGCCGACGAGATGCTCTCTTACCAGGACGTGCAGGAAATCCTGCGCATCCCCCTGATCGGCATCATTCCGGAATCGGAATCGGTGCTGCACGCCTCGAACCAGGGCAACCCGGCGATCCACTTCAAGGGGACCGACGTGGCCGATGCCTACGAGGACGTCGTCGCGCGCTTCCTGGGCGAAGAGCGCCCGCTGCGCTTTACCAACTACGAGAAGCCGGGACTGTTCCAGCGCATTTTCGGAGCCAAGTGA
- the minE gene encoding cell division topological specificity factor MinE yields MALLSFLFPEKKKSATAAKERLQIIIARERTNRAGPDFLPALHQELLAVISKYVKVNPDDIKVSVDRQGNLEVLDVNVVLPDT; encoded by the coding sequence ATGGCATTGCTTTCATTCCTCTTCCCCGAAAAAAAGAAGAGCGCGACAGCCGCCAAGGAACGCCTGCAGATCATCATTGCACGCGAACGGACCAACCGCGCCGGTCCGGATTTCCTGCCGGCCCTGCACCAGGAACTGCTGGCCGTGATCTCGAAGTACGTCAAAGTCAATCCTGACGACATCAAGGTATCGGTCGACCGCCAGGGCAACCTGGAAGTGCTGGACGTGAACGTGGTGCTGCCGGATACCTGA
- a CDS encoding transposase: MGFEEVFAALTSLHLDNDEVARLRTWVAAIVHPGECLQLIAEAAGTPCCPHCQCPRVHRCGSASGLQRWRCLACRRSFNALTNTPLARLRKKAAWLPYLQCVLESRTVRAAAELVGVHRTTSFRWRHRFVPGAANKRPVRLEGTVEADETYRPRRSRNPAAKLTMDSFA; encoded by the coding sequence TTGGGCTTCGAAGAAGTATTTGCAGCACTGACCTCGCTGCATCTCGATAACGACGAAGTCGCCAGGCTACGTACGTGGGTCGCCGCCATCGTCCACCCTGGCGAGTGCCTTCAGTTGATCGCCGAGGCCGCCGGCACGCCATGCTGTCCGCATTGCCAATGTCCGCGCGTGCATCGCTGCGGTTCGGCCAGTGGGCTGCAGCGCTGGCGCTGCCTGGCCTGCCGGCGCAGCTTCAACGCGCTGACCAATACGCCGCTGGCGCGGCTGCGCAAGAAAGCCGCCTGGTTGCCCTACCTGCAATGCGTACTGGAGTCGCGCACGGTCCGCGCAGCAGCCGAACTCGTCGGCGTGCACCGTACCACCAGTTTCCGCTGGCGCCATCGCTTCGTGCCCGGGGCCGCAAACAAACGTCCCGTTCGCCTCGAAGGCACCGTCGAGGCCGACGAAACCTATAGGCCCCGGCGAAGCAGGAATCCAGCAGCAAAGTTAACTATGGATAGCTTTGCGTAA